A window of Streptomyces sp. NBC_01241 genomic DNA:
CTCGCGTGAGCACCGTCACCGAGACACACGACCGCACCGGCGACGGGCCCGCCCTCGCACCGTCCCCCGGGAACACCGCCCGGCTGCTGCGCCGCTGGTGGCCCGCCGCCGCACTGCTGGTCCTCGCCGTCGCGCCGTACAGCGCACTTCCGCTGCCGGGCCTCCTGGACGGCCCGCTCGGCAGCCCGGGGAGTCTCCAACTCCTCGCCACCTGTCTGCTGTTCGGTGCGCTGGCGACCGGTTACGACCTGCTGCTCGGCCGCACCGGGCTGCTCTCCTTCGGGCATGCGCTCTACTTCGCCGCGGGCAGCTACGCCACCAATCTGTTCCTGCTGGAGGCGGGCCTCCCCTTCGCCGTGTCCGCGCTGCTCGGCCTCTGTTGCGGGATCGTGCTCGCGCTGGTGCTGGGGTCGGTGAGCCTGCGGGTCACCGGGATCGGCTTCTCCATGGTGACGCTGGCCTTCGCGCAGGCGGGCTCGATCCTGGTCTCCCGCAACCCGGGCGGTCTCACCGGCGGCGAGGAGGGCCGGGCCGCCCCCGCCGAGCTGCTGCCGTCCGGGCTCGTGGGCATCGAGAACACCGCGAACCTCTACTGGGTGGCGCTCGCCTATCTGGTCCTCACCCTCGCCGTCGTCCACTGGGCGGTCCGCTCCCCCACCGGACGGGTCTGGGAGGGCATCAAGGAGAACGAACGCCGCGTGGAGGTACTGGGGTTGAAGCCGTACGGCTTCAAGCTGACGGCGTTCGTCCTGGCGGGTGCGCTGGCCGCGCTCGGCGGCCTCGTCCACCTGCTGCTCACCGGCGGCTCGACCCCGCAGACGACCACCTCCGACTTCACCCTCTCCCTCCTGGTGATGGTGGTGCTGGGCGGATCCGGCACCCGCTGGGGCCCGATGGTCGGCGGCATCCTCTACACCTGGGCCGATCACCGGCTCGGCGATCTGGCCGGGTCGGGCGCGGTCGCCGAACTGCCCGCCGTGCTGCGGGTGCCGCTGTCCCAGCCGCTGTTCCTGCTCGGTGTGCTGTTCGTGGCCGTGGTACACCTGCTGCCCGGCGGCCTGGCCCGGCTGCCGTCCCGGCTGGTGCCGCGCCGCGGCCCCGCCGACGAAACACCCGCGAAGCGCGCCCGGAAGGAGAACGGACAGCCGTGATTCCGTACGAAGAGATTCAGGTCCCCGTGAACGGTGGCGAGTTGGCGGTACTGAGGTGGCCGGCCCGGGAGCCGGACGCCCCGGTCGTCGTCGCCCTGCACGGCATCACGGCCAACGCGCTGTCCTGGGGCCCGGTGGCCCGGCTGCTGGCCGGCCGCGTCACCTTGATCGCCCCGGATCTGCGCGGCAGGGCCGGGAGTTCCGCCCTGCCGGGACCGTACGGGATCGCCCGGCACGCCGATGACGTCGCCGCGCTGACGAAGGCCCTGGGCCTGGGCCGGGTGGTGCTGGCGGGCCATTCGATGGGCGCGTTCGTGACAGCGCTGGCCGCCGTACGCCACCCGGAACGGTTCGGGCCGCTGCTGCTCGTCGACGGCGGCATCGGCTTCCCCGCCCCCACGCACCTCTCCCCGGACGAGCTGCTGACCGCCGTGATCGGCCCGGCCATGGACCGGCTGTCGATGACCTTCCCGGACCGGGCCGCGTACCGCTCCTTCTGGCAGGCGCACCCCGCGTTCGCGGATGCCTGGTCGGCCGAGGTGGACGCGTACATCCAGCGCGATCTGACCGGGGAGGCACCGGCCATGCGCTCCACCTGCCGGATCGACGCGGTACGCACCGACGGTATCGGCCTCTTCGACGAGGAGGTGCTGACGGCGGTACGGAAGCTACCGGTCCCGGCGACGCTGCTGTGGGCGCAGCGGGGCCTGATGAACGAGGAGCAGGGCCTGTACGACGAGACCCGTCTGGCGGCGGCCGAACTCGGAGGGACCGGGGTGACGCCGGTACCGGTACGGGACGTCAACCACTACACGCTGCTGACGGGAGAAGCGGGCGGCAAGGTGATCGTGGACCACTTGCTGACGATGACCGGCACCCTGGGGCCGTCGTCCGGCGCTTGAGGACACCTTTTCAGCCGTCCGGCGCTTGAGAGCATCTTCGCGGCCCGTCCGGCGCTCGAGGACACGGGTAGCCGGCACAACCTGTCCCTCAAGCGGCCGGACGGCCCCTACCGCTCTTGCCGTTCGCCCGTCAACGCATTTAGCCGCAACGCGAGTTGCAGCTCCAGCGCCCGCCCGGGCTCGTTCCAGTCGCGCCCCAGCAGCACCTGCACCCGGTCCAGCCGTTGCACCACCGTGTTGACGTGCACGTGGAGTTCGTCCTTGGCGCGGATGAGGCTGCCCCCGGACCCGAAATAGGCGTCCAGCGTCCGCACGAGATGGGTGCCGCGCTGCGCGTCGTACTCCAGCAAGGGCCCCAGCGTCGCGGAGACGAAGCCGTCGACGTCCTGGGCGTCGCCCAACACGACGCCCAGGAAGCCGAGTTCTCCGACGCACGCGCCTTCCCCCGTACGCCCCAGGACCCGCATGGCGCGCAGGCAGCGGGCGGCCTCCCCGTACGCGGAGGCCAGCTCCCTGGCGCCGCGGGCCGGTCCGGTGGCGGCGACGGTGACGGGGGCCTGGATCAGCTGCCCGAGCTGCGCCGCCGCCACGCGCGCCGCGTCACCGGCGACCGGGCCGGGGTTACCGGCATCGATCAACAGCACCACGTTCCCGGCGTGTTCGGCGCTCACTCCGTGGATGTCACCGCCGAACAGATAGCGCATCGCGGCGGGGGCCAGCCGCTCCCTGGTGCCGCTCTCGGCCACCAGCAGCAGATGCGGGCGGTCGAGGTCGATGCCGAGGCGCCGGCCGCGTTCGGCGAGCCCGGCCGGGTCGCGGTCCGGGTCGCTGAGCAGGTCGCTGATCAGCTCGCCGCGGACCCGGTTCTCGGTCTCGGCGACCGTGCGCCGCAACAGCAGCAGGAGACCCGTGACCACCGAGGCCCGCTCGAACAGCCGACGGTCGGAGTCGTCGAGCGGTGCGCGGCGGTGCAGGACCAGGCCGGCCAGGAGTTCCTGCCCGGCGAGGACGGCGCAGATCACCCGCCCGTCGCGGTACACGGCGCGGGCTCCCGTACGGGACTCCTCGGCGGTCTCGGCCAGCCACCCGGCGTCCATGCTGTCGGCCGCGAAGTCCGCACCGTCGGGCCGGACGGCCGCCAGGGGCCGCCCGCCGGGGTCGTGGATGGTGAGCGGGGAGTCCAGCAGCCCCGCGACCGCCGCCGCGACGTCCTTGACGTCGCGGCCGCGCAGCACCAGATCGGTCAGCCGGTCGTGGGACTCCTCGGCCCGTTGCATGGCCGCCGAGTGGGCCCGTACGGCCGCGTTGGCCTCGGCCAGCTCGGCGTTCGCCCCGGCGAGTTCGTCCAGCGCGGACCGGGTGTCGGCGAGTGCGCGCGCGGTGTCGATGGCGATCGCGGCGTGCGCGGCGAGCGAGCACAGCAGGGCGACCTCGTCGGGGCTGAAGACGCGCGGCGCGCGGTCGGCGGCGAAGAGGACGCCGATGACCTTTCCCGTACCGCCGCGGCTGGAGCCCAGGAGCAGGGGCACGCCCAGGATGGCGACGAGCCCTTCGTCGAGCACCCCGGCGTTGATGTTGCGGGTGTGGTGGAAGCGCTCGTCGGTGCGGTAGTCGGGGGTCGCGTACGGGCTCGCGGTCTGCGCCACGAGACCGCCGAGCCCATGGCCGAGCTCCAGCCGCAGCCGCTGGAAGAGCACCGACACCGACCCGTCGGTGACCCGCATGTAGGTGTCCCCGGCCTCCTCGTCGGGGAGCGTGAGATACGCGGTGTCCGTGCCGAGCAGCATCCTGGCGCGGCGGACGATGGCGTTCAGCACGTCGTCCAGGTCGCGTGAGGCGGCCAGGTCGCCCGCCGTGTCGAAGAGTGCGGTGAGCT
This region includes:
- a CDS encoding branched-chain amino acid ABC transporter permease; translation: MSTVTETHDRTGDGPALAPSPGNTARLLRRWWPAAALLVLAVAPYSALPLPGLLDGPLGSPGSLQLLATCLLFGALATGYDLLLGRTGLLSFGHALYFAAGSYATNLFLLEAGLPFAVSALLGLCCGIVLALVLGSVSLRVTGIGFSMVTLAFAQAGSILVSRNPGGLTGGEEGRAAPAELLPSGLVGIENTANLYWVALAYLVLTLAVVHWAVRSPTGRVWEGIKENERRVEVLGLKPYGFKLTAFVLAGALAALGGLVHLLLTGGSTPQTTTSDFTLSLLVMVVLGGSGTRWGPMVGGILYTWADHRLGDLAGSGAVAELPAVLRVPLSQPLFLLGVLFVAVVHLLPGGLARLPSRLVPRRGPADETPAKRARKENGQP
- a CDS encoding alpha/beta hydrolase produces the protein MIPYEEIQVPVNGGELAVLRWPAREPDAPVVVALHGITANALSWGPVARLLAGRVTLIAPDLRGRAGSSALPGPYGIARHADDVAALTKALGLGRVVLAGHSMGAFVTALAAVRHPERFGPLLLVDGGIGFPAPTHLSPDELLTAVIGPAMDRLSMTFPDRAAYRSFWQAHPAFADAWSAEVDAYIQRDLTGEAPAMRSTCRIDAVRTDGIGLFDEEVLTAVRKLPVPATLLWAQRGLMNEEQGLYDETRLAAAELGGTGVTPVPVRDVNHYTLLTGEAGGKVIVDHLLTMTGTLGPSSGA
- a CDS encoding helix-turn-helix domain-containing protein yields the protein MSEPSASAAPHLRRLLDLLADGAPAEALGAVSSQARAAGVPAGDLAEVERATATALRIRGALRQHRRRELQLTALFDTAGDLAASRDLDDVLNAIVRRARMLLGTDTAYLTLPDEEAGDTYMRVTDGSVSVLFQRLRLELGHGLGGLVAQTASPYATPDYRTDERFHHTRNINAGVLDEGLVAILGVPLLLGSSRGGTGKVIGVLFAADRAPRVFSPDEVALLCSLAAHAAIAIDTARALADTRSALDELAGANAELAEANAAVRAHSAAMQRAEESHDRLTDLVLRGRDVKDVAAAVAGLLDSPLTIHDPGGRPLAAVRPDGADFAADSMDAGWLAETAEESRTGARAVYRDGRVICAVLAGQELLAGLVLHRRAPLDDSDRRLFERASVVTGLLLLLRRTVAETENRVRGELISDLLSDPDRDPAGLAERGRRLGIDLDRPHLLLVAESGTRERLAPAAMRYLFGGDIHGVSAEHAGNVVLLIDAGNPGPVAGDAARVAAAQLGQLIQAPVTVAATGPARGARELASAYGEAARCLRAMRVLGRTGEGACVGELGFLGVVLGDAQDVDGFVSATLGPLLEYDAQRGTHLVRTLDAYFGSGGSLIRAKDELHVHVNTVVQRLDRVQVLLGRDWNEPGRALELQLALRLNALTGERQER